CTCGATGTTCCTCGTCACGAAAACGCGAGGCGACGACGCCGATCCGTTTCCCGACGAGAATATCACCGGCACGGAGATTCCCGTCATTGGTTATCGCGGCATGAAGGAATACGAAATCAGCTTCGACGATTTCGAGATTCCCGGCGACGCGTTGCTCGGCGGCGCCGAAGGCAAGGGCTTCAAGCAGCTCATGGCGACTTTCGAATCGGCGCGCATCCAGACCGCCGCGCGCGGCCTCGGCCTTGCGCAGGCGGCGCTCGAACACGCCTTCCGCTACGCGCGCGAACGCAGGCAGTTCGGGCGCCCGATTTTCGATTTCCCGCGCGTCCATCAAAAGATCGCGCGCATGGTCGTCGAGACGCAGGCCGCGCGTCAGCTCACGTATTTCGCGGCGCGCATGAAGGAGTCCGGCAAACGTTGCGATCTCGAGGCCGGCATGGCGAAACTGCTCGCGACCAAGACGGCGTTCTACGTCGCCGACGGCGCCGTGCAGGTGCATGGCGGCAACGGCTACGCCGAGGAATACGCGGTGTCGCGCATCTTCGTCGATTCGCGCGTGTTGTCGATCTTCGAAGGCGCGAACGAGATTCAGGCGCACGTCATCGCGCGCCGCCTGCTGGAGGACTGATGGCCGATTACACGCAATACGCCTTCGGGCGGCGGCTTGACGATTTCCGGGAGGGCGAGATCTTTCGCCATCCGTGGGAGGTGACGATTGACGACGGCGTGCTCGCGTTTTGCGCCGCATCGTTTTTCGAGACGTCGCCCCTTTACACGAGCGATCCGTTCGCCAAGGCGCTCGGTTTCAAGGGGCGCGTCGTTTCGCCGCTCGTGCTGCTTAACTTCGGCCTGTCTTTTTCCGTGCTCGACGTTTCCGAGCAGGCGATCGCGCATCTGGCGTACATTGACGTGCATTTCCCGAATCCCGCGTATTGCGGCGATACGGTTTCGGCCGCGTCCGAGGTTCTCGGCACCAAGCTCGCGGGCTCGGGCGACAAGGGGACCGTTCACGTGCGCACCACCCTCTGGAATCAGGACCGCCTGCCCGTGTGCATGTTCGAGCGCATGGCGCTCGTGCCCGCGGGCGCGGTCGAAAATTCCCCGCGTCGCGCCTGGAGCGGCAGCCCGCCCGAAACCGATCGGCGCAATCCGGCCCAGATCGACAAGCTCAAACCCGCGGGCGAAAAGACCCGCGTCAACCTGACCGGTTATCTCGAGGATTTCGAAAAGGGGCGCGTGTTCGTCTCGTCGATCGGGCGTACGGTGGGCGCGTCGGAACACATGCAACTCACAACGCTGTTCCGCAATACGCATCCGCTGCATTTCGACGCGAATTATTGCGAGACAAACAGCTTCACAAAGGATCGTGTCGTTTACGGCGGCCTCGTCCTGGCGTTCACCAACGCGGTCATCGCGCGCGAGACGGGCGGTCAGGTCGTGTGGACCGACAGTTTCGACTCGGGCGCGCACCCGGCGCCGGTGCTGGCGGGCGACACCATCCGCGCGGCGGCCAAAGTGACGAGCGTGGACGAGATCAACGAACACCTCGGCCGCGTGCAGCTTCGCCTGGTCGGCGTCAAGAACGACGATCCGGCCGCGCTCATCGCGTCGGGCGCGGATCTTTTCGCGCCGGAGCGCGGCAAAAGCGAAGGCAAGATCAAGAACAAGGTCGTCGAGATCGACAAGACGCTCATCGTGCAGCGACGAGGAAAATAGGCGCCGTTATCGCGTTTCCCATCGAGGCGCGCGGATATTTTCATCGGATTCCCGCAAGGAGATTTGGCCATGTCGAAAATCACGAAACGCATTCTCGATAACTACGCCGGCGAAAACCCGGGTGTCCTCGCGAACCTCTACCGTTTCCTCGAAACGGGGCGCCTGGCCGGCAAGGGCAAACTTGTCATCTTGCCCGTCGATCAGGGTTTCGAGCACGGACCCGCGCGCAGTTTCGCGCCAAATCCCGACGGTTACGATCCGCACTACCACTTCAAGCTCGCGATCAAGGCCGGGTGCAACGCCTACGCCGCGCCTGTCGGGTTCATCGCCGCGGGGGCGGCGGAATTCGCGGGGCAGATTCCGCTGATTCTGAAGGTCAACAACAGCGATTCGATGTACAAGGACACGGACCCCTGCCCGGCGGTCACGGCGTCGGTCGATGACGCGCTGCGCCTTGGCGCCAATGCCATCGGATTCACGATTTACCCCGGCTCCTCCGAACGCAACACGATGTACGAGGAAATCCAGGAGCTGTCCGAGGAAGCGCGCGCGGCGGGTTTGCCGACGGTGATCTGGAGTTATCCGCGCGGATCGAGCCTCTCCAAGGACGGTGAGACGGGCATCGACATCTGCGCGTACGCCGCCCAGGTCGCCGCGCAGCTCGGCGCACACATCATCAAGGTCAAGCCGCCGACGGCGCACATCGAGCACGACGAGGCGCGCAAGGTCTACGAAAAGCAGCAGATCCCCATCGGTACGATGGCCGACCGCGTGCGTCACGTGGTGCAGTCGGCGTTCAACGGGCGGCGCATCGTCATCTTCTCCGGCGGCGCGGCCAAGGGCGAGGCTGACATCATCGATGAGGTGCGCCAGATCCACGCGGGCGGCGGTTTCGGCTCGATCATGGGGCGTAATTCCTTCCAGCGCCCGTGGGATGAGGCCGTCGCCCTATTGCGCAAGGTGCAGGACGTTTACGCCTCGTAGCGGTCCTCGCGGCCGGCTTTCGTAACGGCCCTACTTTTCGCGCGGCGATCTCGGGTTAATATCGGCGGTGACCATTCGCCGCCGATTCTTTCCTGGAGGTTGCGTGGCCCGACGGTTGCCGACACCGAGTGCTCCGATACCAAAACTTCACGCGCGCCGGTTCATGATCCGGTGCGCGTTTTTTGTTGCCATCGCGCTCGCATGCTTCGGTTCCCCTGTCGCGTCGGACGCGGCGGATTCGCCTTCCTCTCCCTTTCCCGATGCGACGACGGTCGCCGCGCGCGCGGAGCAGGTCAGCGCGGACGAGACGTTGCCGGACGCCGTGCGCACGCGTGCCGCGGAACTCTACACGCAAGCCGTCGACCAGATTCGCCTGGGCAAGGAGCGGCAGGAGACCGCCGGCCAGTTCCGCCGCGCCATGAAGGAAGCGCCCAGGGAATTGCGCGAATTGCGGGCGCGCCTGACGCACCCGCGCGGCCACGCGCCGGCCGCGTTCACCGACGATGCGCCGACCTGGGAGATCGAGCAGGCCCTTGTTCAGGCCGAGGTCGATCTGGCGCTTGCCCGCCGGCGGGCCGCGGACCTTGCCCAGGAATCGGCCGCGCGGGCGGGCCGCCGATCGCAGCTTTACGAGCTACTGACCGAAACTCGCATCCGGGCGGAGCAAGTTGAGCCCGTGCCCGCCGGCGAGCATGAGGCCGTCCGTCAGGCCCTCGCGCTTCTTGGCCAGGCGCGAGTCGCCGCGACGGCCGCCGAGCGCACGGCGTACGAAATGGAACTGCTCACGTTCGATGTGCGCGGCGATATCCTTACGACGCGGATGACGATCGCCGAGCGCGAGGCATCGGCCGCGAGCGAGCGCGTGGACCGCTTGCGTACGATTGTCAACGATCGGCGCCGGCGCGACGCGGCCCGCGCGGCGTCCGAGGCGATCGCCTCCACGCTCGAGGCGCAAGACGCCCATCCGACCATCCGTGAGTTGGCGGCGGAGAACGCGGAGTTGGCGCGACGCCGCGTCGCCCCGGACGGCCCGCTTGTTCGCAGCGAGCGGATCGCTCGCCGCGTGCAGGATACCACCGCGACGCTGGCCGAGGTCGAATCAAAGCTTCAGGGCGCGCGCGAAAAAGAGGACATAGCGGGACTGACGGCGTCCTACGGCCTGATGTTGCGCCGCCTGCGGGACGAGGCTCCGAACGTCACGGCGATATCGGCCCGCCTCGACGCGCGCGGGGACGAAATCGCCGAGGCGGGATACGCCTTGGCGCGTCTCGAGGATCAACGCACCGGCCTTCGTCAGGCGGATGCCTGGACAGCGACGTTGATGCGGCGCATCGGGGCATCCGGCGATCCCGGGGAACGCGAGAAGATCGAAACCATCCTCGCCGATCTGCTGCGCGATCGGCGGGAAAATCTCGACGCCCTCATCGCGGAATACGAGAAATACTACAACGCGCTCATCGACCTGGAGACGTACGAGCGCCGTCTCGTCGATGCGGTCGACGAGTTCGTGAAATTCATCGACGAGCGCGTGCTGTGGGTCCGCAGTTCCCACCGCGTCCACGCGCGCGACCTGAAAAACCTGCCGGAGGCCATCGGCTGGCTGTTTGGGCCGTCGGCGTGGACGGCCGTCGCGCTATCCGCGGGCCGTCGTCTCGCGGCCGTTTCCATCGAGACGATCGTCTACCTGCTGGTGCTTTTTATTGTGCTGCCGGCCGCGAAGATCGCGCGCGATCGGGCGATCGCGAACGGCGAGCGCGCGGCGGCCGAACCGCCGACGTCCATCTCGCCGACCGTGGCCATGGCGCTTTATACCGTCGCGCTCGCCCTTCCCGCGCCGTATCTGCTCTGGTTCCTTGGCCGGATCGCCAACGACGGCGCCGGAGGGATGTTTCCTTTCGCGGTGGCGGCAGGACTCAAAAAGGCCGCCGGCGTTCTGCTTTTACTGATCCTGACGCGCGAGACGTTTCGGGAAAACGGACTTGGCGAGGTGCATTTCTGGTGGAGCGGAAAGACCTGCCGCGCCGTTCGCCGCGCGATCGCGACGATGGCCGTTTTCGCCGTCCCTCTCGTTTTCATCATCTTTGCCACGCAAACGCAGGAAGTCGAAGCGCGGCGCGATTCGCTTGGCCGTTTCGCGTTTGTCGCCCTGCAACTCACGCTCGCGGCTTTCGCGTTTCAACTCACGCGACCGAAAACGGGGATCACCAACCGCCTGCTGCCCGACCCCCGCGACGCGCGCTCGCGCCGGCGTCATCGTCTGATATCGGCGCTGTTCATTCTGCCGCCGCTCGCGCTCGCGGCGGCCGGCCTGTTCGGGTACCAATTCACGGCGCTCGAATTGGGGCGCCGGCTTTTTGAAACGACCTGCATGCTGCTTGCGATCGTCGCCGCGCGCGCGTTTACGATTCGCTGGCTGTTTGTCGCCCGCACGCGGCATGCCGCCCTTCCGCGTGTCCTTGAAGAGACGGGATCCGAGCCGCCGGAAGACGCCGACGAGGGCGTGCCCGCCGATCCGGACGCGGCCATGCACGCTTTCAGCGCGCAGACGATCGCGGTTTTGCGCGTCGTGTGGATCGCCGTCGCCGTCGCGTCCGTCACCCTGATCTGGCGCGACATGCTGCCGGCTCTCGCCATCTTCGACCAGGTGGAATTGTGGACGACGACGGAAACCATCGAGAGTGTCGTTCAGATTGACGGCGGTGAAACCGAAACGCACGTCGCACCCACGCAGCGCGCGGTGACGCTGTTGGATCTCCTGACCGCGTTTCTGATCGTGGCGATCACGATCGTCGTGGGGCGCAATCTTCCAGGCATCCTGCAAGTCGCGGTCCTGGCGCGGATGCATGTCGACCGTGGCGCGCAATATGCCATCACGACGATTCTGAAATACGTCATCACGATCGTCGGCGTCGCCGTCATGTTCGGGGCGCTGGGGATCGGCTGGTCCAAGGTGCAGTGGCTTGCGGCCGCGGTGACGGTCGGCCTTGGTTTTGGCCTGCAGGAGATCTTCGCGAACTTCGTCTCCGGACTCATCATCCTTGTCGAGCGCCCCATCCGCGTCGGCGACATCGTGACGATCGGAGACATTTCCGGCAATGTGACGCGCATCCGCATCCGCGCGACCACGGTCCGCACGTGGGATCTTCACGAGCTGATCGTGCCGAACAAGGCGTTCATCACCGGACAACTCGTCAACTGGACCTTGACCGATACGACGATGCGCGTCGTCCTGCCGGTCAGCGTCGCGTACGGCAGCGACCCGGACCGCGTGGGCGAGATTCTCCTTGATATCGCGCGAAGGAACCCGCGTGTCATTCCGGATCCGCCGCCTTCGGTGATTTTCAAGGAGATGGGCGAAAGCTCGCTCAACTTCGAGTTCCGCGTGTTCGTCGGCTCGGTGCAGGTTTCCTACGATACGATGCACGAACTGAATACGGCGATCTACAAGGCGCTCGCCGAAAACGGCATCGAGATCCCGTTCCCGCAGCGTGACGTGCACATTCGGTCGATGCCGGAATTCGTGCGCGCCGAGCCGGCGACCGACGAAGCGGCGTCCACGACCGGTGACGCCGTGGACGGGAGCTGATCAGCCGCCGGCAAGATCCGCCAGCTTGCGCCGCAGAACCTTGCCTGACTCCGAGCGCGGAATCGCCGCGACGGCGACGTATTCCTTCGGGCACTTGTAGTGCGCGAGGTGCTCGTGGCAGTGGCGATGCAAGGCTTCCACGTTGAGCGCCCGTCCCGGCTCGAGTATGACCAGACCGGTGATGATGTCCTTGCCCGCGCCGCGCGATACGACGGTGACCGCGACATCATGCACATCCGGATGCGCGCGCACGACCTCCTCGACCTCCACGGGGGAAACGCGATACCCGAACGACGAGAGCTGGTCGTCCAGGCGGCCGCGATACCACCACACGCCGTCTTCGTCCTCGAGACCAAGGTCGCCCGTGACAAACCAGTCGCCGTCGAAAACAAGCGCCTCCTCGTCGGGGCGCCTCCAGTAGCCGAGCATGAGGCCGGGATCCGAACGGTGAACGACGATACGTCCCGTTTCGCCGCGCGGCGCGTCATCGAGCGAATCGCGCGCGGCCAGTCGAATGCGGCGTCCGGCTTGCGGGCGGCCGCAGGCGCCCGGTTTTACCGTATCGCCGGGCTTGAAGGAGATGTACGTCGAGATTTCCGTCATGCCGAGCGCCTCGTAAAGCTCGCAGCCGACGCGCCGTTTCCACTCGCCGTACACCTCGGGCAAAAGCGGCTCCGCGGCCGTCAGGCCATGACGCAGGGACGAAAGATCGAACTCTTCGACCATCGTATATTTGAGAATCTGCCGAAAAACGCTGGTCGCGCCGGCGAAGATCGTCACGCGCATGCGCTCGATGAGCGGCGCCCAGACCTGAGGCCGGCGCGGTCCGCCGTAAAGCACGGCTGTCGCGCCGACGCTCCAGGGGTCCATCAGCCCGACGCCGAGCGTGTAGGTCCAGTTGAGCACGCCCGCATGGCAGACGCGGTCATCGGGCGTCACGCCTTCCCACTCGCGGATGACGATGTCACGGCCGCGCGCGGAACGGTGCGCGTGCAGAACGCCCTTGGAGCGCGCGGTCGTGCCCGATGTGTAGATCAGATAGGCCGGATCTTCGTCGTCGATCGCCGGCGGCGGCAACTCCGGGCCCGCGTCGAGAAGATCGTCGAGGAGAACCGAAACAACGCCGGCCGGCGTTTTGAGCACCACGCGGCCCGAGGTGATGACCGTCGTTACCGGGCCGAGCGCTTCGGCCGAGTCCGCGACGCCGGCCGCCAGATGCGGTGCGACGACAAGCGCCTTCGCGCCGGAATCGCGTAGCTGAAACGCGACTTCCTCGGGCGTGAATTGCGGGCTGGAGGGGATCGGCACCAGGCCGGCGCGCAGCGCGCCGAAAAACGCCAGCGCATAGCCGACCGAATTGTCGAGGCGAATGAGAAGGCGATCGCCCTTGCGCAAATCGAGGCGCGCCAGCGAGGAGGCGAAACGGCCGACGATCCCCGCAAGCTCGCCGTAGGAATAAATTTCGTCCCCGCCGTTATCGCCCCGGAGAAAGATAAGGGCGGCCTTGTCGCGAAACGACGGATTCGCAGCGTGACGAAAGATGCAGTGATCGGCGATGTTCAAGGCGCCTCCCTGCGGCGGATCGGTCCGTCGCGTCCCCGCCTTTGGGCGGGGACGCCATCACGACGAGGTTAACCGCGTTCGTGCGCGGGGACGTAATCGCGCTCGCGTTCGCCGATGTAGATCTGGCGAGGCCGCCCGATGCGCGAATCGTCGTTGATCATCTCTTTCCACTGGGCGATCCAGCCGGGCAGGCGGCCCATCGCGAAAAGCACCGTAAACATGCTGCGCGGGAAGCCGAGCGCCTGGTAGATGATGCCGGAGTAGAAATCCACGTTCGGGTACAGCTTGCGTTCGATGAAGTAGCTGTCCGAAAGCGCGATCTCCTCGAGCTCCCGCGCCAGGTCGAGCAACGGGTCCGAGCGCTTCATTTTCGCGAGAACGACGTCCGCGTGCCTTTTGATGATGGTCGCGCGCGGGTCGTAGTTTTTGTAGACGCGGTGACCGAATCCCATGACGCGCGACTTGCCGTCCTTCGTGGCGTCGATGAATTTTTTCACGTTGCCGTCGAAATTGTCGCGGATGTTGTCGAGCATCTCGAGCACCTGCATGTTCGCGCCGCCGTGAAGCGGTCCCCACAACGCGCAGATGGCCGACGAGATCGCCGCGTACAGATTCGCCTGCCCGCTGCCGACAAGACGCACCGTCGACGTGCTGCAGTTCTGCTCGTGGTCCGCGTGCAGGACGAACATCACGTCCAGCGTGCGCGCGGAATCCTCGTCGAGCACGTACTTCTCGGTGGGAAACGCGAACATCATTTTCAGGAAGTTGCCGCAATAGCCGAGGTGGTTGTCGGGATAGACAAGCGGAAGACCCATCGACTTCTTGTACGAGAACGCCGCGATCGTCGGGAGCTTGGCGAAGATGCGGATGACGCTGATGTCCACGTCGCGTTCGTCAAAGATGTTGTTCGTCTCGTGGTAGAAGGTCGACAAACCGCACACCACCGACGAGAGGATCGCCATCGGATGCGCCGACGGCGGAAACGCGTCGAAAAAGCGGCCCATGTGCTCGTGCAGCAGCGTGTGCTTGGTCAGCTTCAGCTCGAATTCCTCAAGCTCCGACCGCGAGGGCAAGACGCCGTAAATCAGCAGGTATGCCACCTCCAGGAATGTGGACTGCTCCGCAAGCTGCTCGATCGGATAACCCCGGTAGCGCAGGATGCCTTTTTCGCCGTCGATGAAGGTGATCGCGCTCTTGCAGGCGCCGGTGTTCGCGTAACCCGGATCGATCGTGATGTGCCCGGTTTGCGAACGGAGCTTGGAGATGTCGACGGCTTTCTCGTTTTCCGTGCCGACAACAATGGGCAACTCGTATTCCTGCCGGCCAAGTATGAGTTTTGCGCGTTCCTCGGTCATGACACGTCTCCTTTTGGTCCCAAACGGACCTGGGGGCGGATTCAAAGTTCCGTTGGCCGGAAATCAAGCGACGGATCACGCCCGGGCTCGCCGGGTCCGTCGATGCGGGGCAGGCACCTTTTGTATCTTAGGGTTCCGGCAATCGCCCGGTCAAGATTTCGTCGCTCGCCGAAATTCCGATTCCTCGAATCGCCCGGCGCGTGAGCGGCATGGCAAATATCGCTTTTTTTCGGTGATT
This sequence is a window from bacterium. Protein-coding genes within it:
- a CDS encoding MaoC family dehydratase, with the translated sequence MADYTQYAFGRRLDDFREGEIFRHPWEVTIDDGVLAFCAASFFETSPLYTSDPFAKALGFKGRVVSPLVLLNFGLSFSVLDVSEQAIAHLAYIDVHFPNPAYCGDTVSAASEVLGTKLAGSGDKGTVHVRTTLWNQDRLPVCMFERMALVPAGAVENSPRRAWSGSPPETDRRNPAQIDKLKPAGEKTRVNLTGYLEDFEKGRVFVSSIGRTVGASEHMQLTTLFRNTHPLHFDANYCETNSFTKDRVVYGGLVLAFTNAVIARETGGQVVWTDSFDSGAHPAPVLAGDTIRAAAKVTSVDEINEHLGRVQLRLVGVKNDDPAALIASGADLFAPERGKSEGKIKNKVVEIDKTLIVQRRGK
- a CDS encoding acyl-CoA dehydrogenase, which codes for SMFLVTKTRGDDADPFPDENITGTEIPVIGYRGMKEYEISFDDFEIPGDALLGGAEGKGFKQLMATFESARIQTAARGLGLAQAALEHAFRYARERRQFGRPIFDFPRVHQKIARMVVETQAARQLTYFAARMKESGKRCDLEAGMAKLLATKTAFYVADGAVQVHGGNGYAEEYAVSRIFVDSRVLSIFEGANEIQAHVIARRLLED
- a CDS encoding citrate synthase, with protein sequence MTEERAKLILGRQEYELPIVVGTENEKAVDISKLRSQTGHITIDPGYANTGACKSAITFIDGEKGILRYRGYPIEQLAEQSTFLEVAYLLIYGVLPSRSELEEFELKLTKHTLLHEHMGRFFDAFPPSAHPMAILSSVVCGLSTFYHETNNIFDERDVDISVIRIFAKLPTIAAFSYKKSMGLPLVYPDNHLGYCGNFLKMMFAFPTEKYVLDEDSARTLDVMFVLHADHEQNCSTSTVRLVGSGQANLYAAISSAICALWGPLHGGANMQVLEMLDNIRDNFDGNVKKFIDATKDGKSRVMGFGHRVYKNYDPRATIIKRHADVVLAKMKRSDPLLDLARELEEIALSDSYFIERKLYPNVDFYSGIIYQALGFPRSMFTVLFAMGRLPGWIAQWKEMINDDSRIGRPRQIYIGERERDYVPAHERG
- a CDS encoding mechanosensitive ion channel yields the protein MIRCAFFVAIALACFGSPVASDAADSPSSPFPDATTVAARAEQVSADETLPDAVRTRAAELYTQAVDQIRLGKERQETAGQFRRAMKEAPRELRELRARLTHPRGHAPAAFTDDAPTWEIEQALVQAEVDLALARRRAADLAQESAARAGRRSQLYELLTETRIRAEQVEPVPAGEHEAVRQALALLGQARVAATAAERTAYEMELLTFDVRGDILTTRMTIAEREASAASERVDRLRTIVNDRRRRDAARAASEAIASTLEAQDAHPTIRELAAENAELARRRVAPDGPLVRSERIARRVQDTTATLAEVESKLQGAREKEDIAGLTASYGLMLRRLRDEAPNVTAISARLDARGDEIAEAGYALARLEDQRTGLRQADAWTATLMRRIGASGDPGEREKIETILADLLRDRRENLDALIAEYEKYYNALIDLETYERRLVDAVDEFVKFIDERVLWVRSSHRVHARDLKNLPEAIGWLFGPSAWTAVALSAGRRLAAVSIETIVYLLVLFIVLPAAKIARDRAIANGERAAAEPPTSISPTVAMALYTVALALPAPYLLWFLGRIANDGAGGMFPFAVAAGLKKAAGVLLLLILTRETFRENGLGEVHFWWSGKTCRAVRRAIATMAVFAVPLVFIIFATQTQEVEARRDSLGRFAFVALQLTLAAFAFQLTRPKTGITNRLLPDPRDARSRRRHRLISALFILPPLALAAAGLFGYQFTALELGRRLFETTCMLLAIVAARAFTIRWLFVARTRHAALPRVLEETGSEPPEDADEGVPADPDAAMHAFSAQTIAVLRVVWIAVAVASVTLIWRDMLPALAIFDQVELWTTTETIESVVQIDGGETETHVAPTQRAVTLLDLLTAFLIVAITIVVGRNLPGILQVAVLARMHVDRGAQYAITTILKYVITIVGVAVMFGALGIGWSKVQWLAAAVTVGLGFGLQEIFANFVSGLIILVERPIRVGDIVTIGDISGNVTRIRIRATTVRTWDLHELIVPNKAFITGQLVNWTLTDTTMRVVLPVSVAYGSDPDRVGEILLDIARRNPRVIPDPPPSVIFKEMGESSLNFEFRVFVGSVQVSYDTMHELNTAIYKALAENGIEIPFPQRDVHIRSMPEFVRAEPATDEAASTTGDAVDGS
- a CDS encoding acyl--CoA ligase, with product MNIADHCIFRHAANPSFRDKAALIFLRGDNGGDEIYSYGELAGIVGRFASSLARLDLRKGDRLLIRLDNSVGYALAFFGALRAGLVPIPSSPQFTPEEVAFQLRDSGAKALVVAPHLAAGVADSAEALGPVTTVITSGRVVLKTPAGVVSVLLDDLLDAGPELPPPAIDDEDPAYLIYTSGTTARSKGVLHAHRSARGRDIVIREWEGVTPDDRVCHAGVLNWTYTLGVGLMDPWSVGATAVLYGGPRRPQVWAPLIERMRVTIFAGATSVFRQILKYTMVEEFDLSSLRHGLTAAEPLLPEVYGEWKRRVGCELYEALGMTEISTYISFKPGDTVKPGACGRPQAGRRIRLAARDSLDDAPRGETGRIVVHRSDPGLMLGYWRRPDEEALVFDGDWFVTGDLGLEDEDGVWWYRGRLDDQLSSFGYRVSPVEVEEVVRAHPDVHDVAVTVVSRGAGKDIITGLVILEPGRALNVEALHRHCHEHLAHYKCPKEYVAVAAIPRSESGKVLRRKLADLAGG
- a CDS encoding class I fructose-bisphosphate aldolase, with translation MSKITKRILDNYAGENPGVLANLYRFLETGRLAGKGKLVILPVDQGFEHGPARSFAPNPDGYDPHYHFKLAIKAGCNAYAAPVGFIAAGAAEFAGQIPLILKVNNSDSMYKDTDPCPAVTASVDDALRLGANAIGFTIYPGSSERNTMYEEIQELSEEARAAGLPTVIWSYPRGSSLSKDGETGIDICAYAAQVAAQLGAHIIKVKPPTAHIEHDEARKVYEKQQIPIGTMADRVRHVVQSAFNGRRIVIFSGGAAKGEADIIDEVRQIHAGGGFGSIMGRNSFQRPWDEAVALLRKVQDVYAS